From a single Raphanus sativus cultivar WK10039 chromosome 3, ASM80110v3, whole genome shotgun sequence genomic region:
- the LOC130509450 gene encoding phosphomannomutase, whose protein sequence is MAARKPGVIALFDVDGTLTAPRKEATPELLHFIRELRKVVTVGVVGGSDLSKISEQLGKTVTTDYDYCFSENGLVAHKDGKPIGIQSLKLHLGEDKLKELINFALHYIADLDIPIKRGTFIEFRNGMLNVSPIGRNCSQEERDEFEKYDKVQNIRPKMVAELRERFAHLNLTFSIGGQISFDVFPKGWDKTYCLQYLEDFSEIHFFGDKTYEGGNDYEIYESPKTIGHSVTSPDDTMAKCKALFMS, encoded by the exons ATGGCGGCCAGAAAGCCAGGAGTGATCGCTTTGTTCGATGTCGACGGTACTCTCACTGCTCCAAGGAAGGAAGCTACTCCTGAACTGCTCCATTTTATCAGAGAATTGCGCAAG GTGGTTACTGTTGGAGTCGTTGGTGGATCTGATTTAAGCAAGATTTCTGAGCAGCTTGGCAAAACAG TCACTACCGACTATGATTATTGCTTCTCTGAGAATGGTCTTGTTGCCCATAAAGATGGGAAGCCCATTGGAATCCAG AGCCTGAAGCTGCACCTTGGAGAAGATAAGCTCAAG GAGTTGATAAATTTCGCGCTGCACTACATTGCAGACTTGGATATTCCAATCAAAAG GGGAACATTTATAGAATTTCGAAATGGAATGCTTAATGTGTCACCGATTGGTCGCAACTGCAGCCAAGAAGAAAGAGACGAGTTCGAGAAATATGATAAG GTTCAAAACATCCGACCAAAGATGGTGGCTGAACTTCGTGAGCGGTTTGCGCATCTTAACCTTACTTTCTCTATTGGAGGACAGATTAGCTTCGAT GTCTTCCCTAAAGGTTGGGATAAGACTTATTGTTTGCAATACCTTGAGGATTTCAGTGAAATCCATTTCTTCGGTGACAAAACCTATGag GGTGGAAACGATTATGAAATCTATGAATCACCAAAAACAATTGGCCATTCAG TTACTAGTCCGGATGATACAATGGCAAAATGCAAGGCTCTGTTCATGTCTTGA
- the LOC130509451 gene encoding LIM domain-containing protein PLIM2a-like has translation MSFTGTLDKCKACDKTVYVMDLLTLEGNTYHKNCFRCSHCNGALVISNYSSMDGVLYCKRHFEQLFKESVKSLHTGKTEKPNDQLTRAPSKLSSFFSGTQDKCATCQKTVYPLEKVTMEGECFHKTCFKCAHSGCPLTHSSYASLNGVLYCKVHFNQLFLEKGSYNNVHQAAANHRRSASSGASSPPHDDHKPEDEAAVPEGEGGGEEAAPEAAGEEKPEPVTAAE, from the exons ATGTCGTTTACAGGAACATTGGATAAATGCAAGGCATGTGACAAAACCGTCTACGTGATGGATTTGTTGACGTTAGAAGGAAACACTTATCACAAAAACTGCTTCAGATGCAGCCATTGCAATGGCGCTCTCGTG ATAAGTAACTACTCATCAATGGATGGAGTTCTTTACTGCAAGCGTCACTTCGAGCAGCTTTTTAAAGAATCTGTCAAGAGCCTTCACACAG GAAAGACAGAGAAGCCGAATGATCAGCTG ACTCGAGCTCCAAGCAAGTTATCTTCATTCTTCAGTGGAACACAAGACAAGTGTGCGACTTGTCAGAAAACAGTCTATCCACTCGAGAAAGTTACAATGGAAGGAGAATGTTTCCACAAGACTTGTTTCAAGTGTGCGCACAGTGGTTGTCCTTTGACTCACTCTTCATACGCTTCTCTCAACGGTGTACTCTACTGTAAAGTCCATTTCAACCAGCTCTTTCTTGAGAAAGGAAGTTACAATAACGTCCATCAAGCTGCCGCTAACCACCGTAGGTCAGCCTCTTCTGGTGCCTCTTCTCCTCCTCATGATGACCACAAACCTGAAGACGAGGCAGCTGTTCCCGAGggtgaaggaggaggagaagaagcagcCCCTGAAGCTGCAGGAGAAGAAAAGCCTGAGCCTGTGACTGCGGCTGAGTAA